In Aedes albopictus strain Foshan chromosome 3, AalbF5, whole genome shotgun sequence, the genomic window AACAGCAGTTTTTTTGCGCATATGCATATAAAAAATTATCAGCGTCAGCTAATAAAATTACCCGATTCTAATAAAATTTAGTACAAATGGCCCCAATTGCCCTTAGGGACTTATACTGAAACAAATGATGAAATaatggatttttattttttattttttcaattgggttgtttagtgaataaaatattgctgttTTCTATAGCCTAACCGATAGAGCTCatgtttctgagtataacgtgattttattggattccaatagctttgttttgatggttaaaataacaaaacagtttttattttcgtggatagaatgacagttcaatcgataaaatgacagttcgacccgagcaaaacaattttcccatacaaactttaaatgcattttaaaaatagttcccgcactccaaaaattatgaaattttggatttcgactaatttttgggtggagaattcaattataaaataatccggatacccctaaagaacccaattccccGAAAGCTCTACAATTCATGTAACTTATATatgtcatttttttaagaaaacaacTGTCGGGAAAGCGGCGTAATACGTAACGACTCCTCTTCAAGTTGTTGCCAAAAATTAATGTTTGAAAAACTAAGTTTTTAGCTATTCATAgcaaaatattatttatttagCACATGCCCACTATTTTTTACCACAGAATCTCAATTTTCACTGCTGATTGGCACACATTCCTATCAATTGTTATCAAACCAACTAAGTGTTTCCCATCTTTATAATGCGCACTGCTTACTTATTTCGACGGAAACGTTCCAACACCTTCAGAACTTACGATCAACCGAAATCGCACCGCTTTTCCAAACGATGCAACAATGGCTCAAAATATCACTGATGCTCTGTACGTTCggtttcctcaaagaaatccgACCTAGCGAACCGTTCATCGTTGACTACTTGGCAGGACCATGGCGCAATCTTACTATGACACAGGTATTTGAATAATGCTGTTACTGGTTTACAGAAcgattatttatttagttatacGCATTTGTAGGTAATCCAAGAAGCCTTCCCAGTCGGAACGTACTCATACCTGGCTCAACTGGTGATCATATTTCTGATTACGGATATGCTGCGCTACAAACCGCTGATCATAGTGAACGGCCTAGCTGGTGTCGTCGTATGGAGCATGTTGCTCTGGACAACGTCCTTGGAAGCTCTCAAAGTGTTGGAAGTATTCTACGGTACTTACTGTGCAGCTGAAATCGCCTATTTTAGCTACATCTACGCCAAAGTCGATAGGGAGCACTACCAGAAGGTGACCTCGCATACCCGTGCTGCCATCTACAGTGGAAGGTTCTTTGCCGGAGTTCTAGCTCAAATTTTGGTCTACTTCAAGGCGATGGATTACAAGGAACTTAACTATCTTTCGGTGGCGGCTCAAATCAGTGCTACATTATGGGCTATATTTTTGCCATCGGTCAAAACTAGCATGTACTTTCACCGAGCAGCTTTGCCACCAATATTGGGAAATGCTGCCGATGAAAACTTCAACGACGATAGTTCGAGTGAGAAAAACTCCACAAAATCCCCGTCCTTCAGGAGGAAAATGGTTTCAGCATTCGTACTGATTTGGGTACACTTTAAAACGTCGTTTACGAATCTCACCGTTCTGCAGTGGAGCATTTGGTATGCCCTGGCCATGGCCGGCTACATCCAAACCATCGCCTATATCCAAGCGCTGTGGAGTGAAGTTGATCCCACTCAGGAAGCAATCTGGAACGGAGCTGTCGAAGCAACGCTAACACTCCTAGGGGCTGTAGTATCTCTGCTGGCAGGGTACATCCACAGCAGCCTCCTACAACCAAGAAGTAGCTTGTTCGCCCTCTCCTTGTTGTCCGTCGGGCAAGGGGGTGCAATCCTGTTGGCAACAATGACAGATAATCTCATTACCTCGTACGTTGGCTACATTGTATTCGGAGTGCTGTATGCGTTCACCATTACGGTCGTTAGTGCCGAAATAGCGAAAAATATCTCGGATGATAGCTTCGGTCTGGTGTTTGGATTCAATACTCTGATAGCGTTATCGCTGCAGACACTGCTGACCTTTGCCGTGACGGATGCAGACGGTTGGTTCGCGCTAGATGTGATAGGACAATTCACCGTTTATGGTTACTATTTTGTCGCTCTCAGTGTTATCTATTTGATATTCTTGATAGGTGAGATATTGTATAGCCTTTGCCGGACAAAGCTGTGAGGCTTTTAGAGACTTAAGTAAGCActcaaacaaaacatgttcatAGAAATCATGT contains:
- the LOC109622058 gene encoding thiamine transporter 2; its protein translation is MQQWLKISLMLCTFGFLKEIRPSEPFIVDYLAGPWRNLTMTQVIQEAFPVGTYSYLAQLVIIFLITDMLRYKPLIIVNGLAGVVVWSMLLWTTSLEALKVLEVFYGTYCAAEIAYFSYIYAKVDREHYQKVTSHTRAAIYSGRFFAGVLAQILVYFKAMDYKELNYLSVAAQISATLWAIFLPSVKTSMYFHRAALPPILGNAADENFNDDSSSEKNSTKSPSFRRKMVSAFVLIWVHFKTSFTNLTVLQWSIWYALAMAGYIQTIAYIQALWSEVDPTQEAIWNGAVEATLTLLGAVVSLLAGYIHSSLLQPRSSLFALSLLSVGQGGAILLATMTDNLITSYVGYIVFGVLYAFTITVVSAEIAKNISDDSFGLVFGFNTLIALSLQTLLTFAVTDADGWFALDVIGQFTVYGYYFVALSVIYLIFLIGEILYSLCRTKL